The Ralstonia pseudosolanacearum genome includes the window TGATCGAGCAGGACAACCCGATGGTGTGGCGCGGCCCGATGGTCACCTCCGCGCTGGAGCAGTTGCTCAAGCAGACCAACTGGCGCGACCTGGATTACCTCATCGTCGACATGCCGCCGGGCACGGGCGACATCCAGCTCACGCTGTCGCAGAAGGTGCCCGTGACGGGCGCGGTGATCGTCACCACGCCGCAGGACATCGCGCTGATCGACGCCAAGAAGGGGCTGAAGATGTTCGAGAAGGTGGGCATCCCCATCATCGGCGTGGTGGAGAACATGGCGGTCTACTGCTGCCCGAACTGCGGCCACACCGAGCACATCTTCGGCGCGGGCGGCGGCGAGAAGATGTGCGCGCAGTACGGCGTGCCCTTCCTCGGCAGCCTGCCGCTGAACCTGTCGATCCGCGAGCAGGCGGACGCGGGCCGGCCGACCGTGGTGGCCGATCCGGACGGTGCCATCGCCGAGATCTACAGGGCGATCGCGCGGCGCGTGGCCATCACCGTCGCCGAGAAGGCGAAGGATATGACAAGCAAGTTCCCGTCGATCGTGGTGCAGAACACCTGAGGCCCATCGTGGACACGCCCGCCGAGCCGCTGCCGACCGAACGCCCGTCCGTGCGCGTGGCGGTGGTGTTGTGCCGCCGGCCGACGGGCAACCGCTGGCAGCCGTTCCAGTGGCGGCTGGAGGCGGTGGTGCCCGACCTGGGCGAGTTCGGCGCGGTGCCGCGCTGCCTGGACCGCACCGATGCGGCCGAGCGCTGGCTCACGCCCGGCTTCGGCGTCACGCTGTTCCACGACGAGGCCGAGGGCTACTATCTGAACGCGACCGCCGCCACGCCGTGCTGGTTCGTGCTGTGGCGCATGGGCGAGCCGGGCACGGCGGAGGCCGGCCGGGCCGTTCCGCATACGGTGTCGCTCAGCTATAACGAGGCCGGCCGCTGGCTCGATGGCGGCGAGACGGTCGAGAACGTGCCGCTGGATGCCGCGTCGCTCGCATGGCTGCGAGCCTACGTGGAGCAGAACTACCGGCCGGAGCCGAAGAAGCGGCGGCGACCGGAGTCGTTCCTGTCGCCGGAAGACCGCGCGAAATATTGAGAGACCGAGGCGGGAGCCGCCATGAGCGAGTCGTCCTTCCTGTCCCGCTGGTCGCGCCGCAAGGCCGCCGACCGGCGCGGCGAGCCGGAGCCCGAACCGGCGCCGCCGGCCGAGGTGCCGGCTGCCGGTGTTGTCGCGCCTGCGCCCGCGCCGGCTGCCGAGCCGGTCCCCGAGGCCCCGCCGCCCACGCTTGACGATGCCGCCAAGCTGACCCCCGCCGACGATTTCGCGCCCTTCGTCGCGCGCGGCGTGGACGAGACCGTCAAGCGCGCCGCGCTCAAGAAGCTGTTTGCCGATCCGCGCTTCAACGTGATGGATGGGCTCGATACCTATATCGACGATTATTCGCAGCCCGACCCGATTCCGCCCGCGATGCTGCGGGAATTGCGGCAGGCGGCGGAACTGCGTCTGTTCGAGCCGCTCGACGAGGCGGGGGCGGAACCGGTGGCATCCGAAGTGGGAAGCGCGCCTGAAGCGCCGGCCGCGACGGCGGACGAGGCGAACGAAGCGCCCGTCCAGCCTGCTCCGCCACCGGCCGGGCCGGAGGCGTCCGCCCAGGCAACCCCGCATAGCGACGACAAACCGTCCTCCGTAGAATAGAAGCGAGGACCGCGCGGCCACGACCGCGCGGCCGTGTGTGTCCCCACAGCCCGCGCAGCCGGCGCGGGCACCATGCGCAACCTCCATGCCCACGCTGGTCTGTAGTTGCAATCACACGATGCCGCTCGACGCCGACGCGGTGAGCGACGGGCTGCGCGCGTCCGGTGCGCCCATCGATGCGCCCGGCCAGACGCATCACCTGCTGTGCCGCCGCGAGATCGGTGCCTTCACCCAGGCCCTGGACGGCGCCGAGGATGTGATCGTCGCTTGTACGCAGGAGGCCGCGCTGTTCACCGAGGTGGCCGCTCAGCAGGGCGGCGTGACGGCGCCGATCCATTTCGTCAACGTGCGCGAGACGGGTGGATGGTCGGCGGGGGCGCGGCGGGATGCGCGCGGCTTCCACGCCAAGGCCGCGGCGTTGCTGGCGGTCGCCGGCTTGCCGGCGCCGGACCCGGTGCCCGTGGTCGATTACCGTTCCGACGGCAGCCTGCTGATCGTCGGCTCGGCCGAGCGCGCGCTGCCCTGGGCCGAGCGCCTGGCCGACCAGTTGAGCGTGACCGTGCTGGCGACCGGCCGCGATCGCGGCGCCGGCCCGCTGTCGCCGCCGATGGCGCGTCGCTGGCCGATCCAGGCGGGCGAGCGGGTGCAGGTGAGCGGCTGGCTCGGGGCCTTCGAGGTGCAGTGGCAAAGCCGCAATCCGATCGACCTGGACCGCTGCACGCACTGCAACGCCTGCATCGATGTCTGCCCGGAAGACGCCATCGACACGCTCTACCAGATCGACCTGGAGGCCTGCCGCGACCATCGCGACTGCGTCAAGGCATGCGGCGAGGCGATGGCCATCGACTTCGGGCGGCTCGACGCGCCGCAGACCGTCTCCGGCCGGTTCGACCTGATCTTCGACCTGAACGACGCGCCGGCCTTCGCGCAGCACCAGCCGCCGCAGGGCTACTTCCATGCCGGCGCCGACGCCGGCCGCCAGCTCACCGCGTCGCTGGCGCTGCTCCAGCTGGTGGGCGAGTTCGAGAAGCCCCGGTTCTTCGAGTACAAGGCCTCGATCTGCGCGCACGGCCGCAATGGCCAGGTCGGCTGCGATGCCTGCGTGCGAGTCTGCTCGGCCGCGGCGATCGCGTCGCAGTGGAAGGATGGGCGCGGCAGCGTGCACGTCACGCCCAATCTGTGCGTCGGCTGCGGTGCGTGCACCACGGCATGCCCGACCGGCGCGCTGACTTATGCCTACCCGAGCGCGCCGTACCAGGGGCGCAAGCTGAAGACGCTGCTGTCGACCCATGCGGCGGCGGGCGGGCGCGACGCGGTGGTCCTGCTGCACAACGGCGGCCGCGGTCGCGCGCTGATCGAGCAGCTCGGCCGCGCCGCGCGGACCGGCAAGGCGCAGGGCGTGCCGGTCAACGTGCTGCCGGTCGAGGTGTTCCACGCGGCATCGACGGGGCTCGATCTGTGGCTGTCGGCGCTGGCCTATGGGGCGGCACGCATCGCCATCCTGCTGACCGAGGACGATGCGCCGCAGTATCGCGCCATGCTTGCCGAACAGGCGGCGGTGGCCCGGGCCGTGCTGGCGGGGCTGGGCGAGCCGGACGACGCGGCCGGCGTGGTGCTGATCGATGTGCCGGATGCCGGTGCGCTCGATGCCCGTCTCAATGCCGCCGAGGTGTGCGGTCCCGTGCAGGGCTTCCGGGCTGACATGCCGCCCGCCACGTTTGCTGTGGCCGCCGCCAAGCGCGAGACGCTCGCGTTCGCGCTCGACCACCTGGCGCGCCATGCCGGGGCGGCCGACGCTGTGATTCCGCTGCCGGCCGGCGCGCCGTTCGGCGCCATCGAGGTGGACCGCGCGCGCTGCACGCTGTGCATGGCCTGTGTGAGCGCCTGCCCGTCGCAGGCGCTGCGCGATCAGGCCGAGCGGCCGGTGCTGTCGATGATCGAGCGCAACTGCGTCCAATGCGGCCTGTGCGACACCACCTGTCCCGAAGACGCCATCGCGCTGGTGCCGCGGCTGAACCTGTCGGCCGAGGCACGCCAGCCGGTCGTGCTCAATGAGACCGAGCCGTTTCATTGCATCCGCTGCGGCAAGCCGTTCGGCACGGCGCAGATGGTCGCCGCCATGATGGCGCGGCTCGGCGCCCATCCGGCCTTTGCCGGCGCGGCGGGCGAGCGCCTGAAGATGTGCGGCGACTGCCGCGTGATCGACATGCTGGAGCGGGGCGAGCAGCCTGGCGCCACGCCCTGAACCCTGAACCGCACTGCCGCCCCGAGCCCATGACCGACGCCCAGCCCCTGCAGTTCCAGCTCGCCGCCACGCCCGCCGACAGCGCGGAGGACCTCGCCCGCGCCGACCTGTACGGTCTGCTGGCGACGCTGCTGTATCGCGCGCCGGATGCCGGCTTGCTGCAGCGCATCGCCGCCGCGCCGCTGGATCCGGCCGACGCCGCAGCAGCCGATCCCGCCGACGCGGAAGCGGCCGCCGGCAGCGCCCTGACGCAGGCGTGGCGTCGTCTGGTCGCCCGCGCCGGCCAGACCACCGCCGCGCAGGCCGACGATGAATACACCGAGCTGTTCATCGGCGTGGGCAAGCCGGAGGTGTTCCTGTACGGCTCGTATTACCAGGCCGGCTTCCTCAACGAGAAGCCGCTGGTGGTGCTGCGCGCCGACCTGCGCCGCTACGGCCTGGAACGTGCCGAGGGCATCACCGAGACCGAAGACCACCTCGCCACGCTGTGCGAGGTGATGCGCTACCTGATCGGCGGGGAGGATGCCGCCGTGGCGCACGTGGCGGAGCAGCGCGCGTTCTTCGAGCGCCACCTGGCGCCGTGGGCCGAGTCCGCCTGCGATGCCGTGCTGCAGCATCCGCGCGCCGCGTTCTATGCCGGGGTGGCGGGGCTGGCGAAGGCGTTTTTTGAAGTCGAGCGGCTCGCCCTCGAACTGGCGTGACGGAGCGCGGC containing:
- the apbC gene encoding iron-sulfur cluster carrier protein ApbC gives rise to the protein MSLTVEQITEALRGVVDPNTGHDLVSSKSVRNVRVDGGDVSLDVELGYPAKSQFEPIRKLVIGALRQVGGVANVSVQVSMKIVAHAVQRGVHLLPNVKNIIAVASGKGGVGKSTTAVNLALALAAEGASVGMLDADIYGPSQPMMLGIQGQPESTDGKTMEPMEGHGIQANSIGFLIEQDNPMVWRGPMVTSALEQLLKQTNWRDLDYLIVDMPPGTGDIQLTLSQKVPVTGAVIVTTPQDIALIDAKKGLKMFEKVGIPIIGVVENMAVYCCPNCGHTEHIFGAGGGEKMCAQYGVPFLGSLPLNLSIREQADAGRPTVVADPDGAIAEIYRAIARRVAITVAEKAKDMTSKFPSIVVQNT
- a CDS encoding DUF3305 domain-containing protein, coding for MDTPAEPLPTERPSVRVAVVLCRRPTGNRWQPFQWRLEAVVPDLGEFGAVPRCLDRTDAAERWLTPGFGVTLFHDEAEGYYLNATAATPCWFVLWRMGEPGTAEAGRAVPHTVSLSYNEAGRWLDGGETVENVPLDAASLAWLRAYVEQNYRPEPKKRRRPESFLSPEDRAKY
- a CDS encoding DUF3306 domain-containing protein is translated as MSESSFLSRWSRRKAADRRGEPEPEPAPPAEVPAAGVVAPAPAPAAEPVPEAPPPTLDDAAKLTPADDFAPFVARGVDETVKRAALKKLFADPRFNVMDGLDTYIDDYSQPDPIPPAMLRELRQAAELRLFEPLDEAGAEPVASEVGSAPEAPAATADEANEAPVQPAPPPAGPEASAQATPHSDDKPSSVE
- a CDS encoding 4Fe-4S binding protein, whose translation is MPTLVCSCNHTMPLDADAVSDGLRASGAPIDAPGQTHHLLCRREIGAFTQALDGAEDVIVACTQEAALFTEVAAQQGGVTAPIHFVNVRETGGWSAGARRDARGFHAKAAALLAVAGLPAPDPVPVVDYRSDGSLLIVGSAERALPWAERLADQLSVTVLATGRDRGAGPLSPPMARRWPIQAGERVQVSGWLGAFEVQWQSRNPIDLDRCTHCNACIDVCPEDAIDTLYQIDLEACRDHRDCVKACGEAMAIDFGRLDAPQTVSGRFDLIFDLNDAPAFAQHQPPQGYFHAGADAGRQLTASLALLQLVGEFEKPRFFEYKASICAHGRNGQVGCDACVRVCSAAAIASQWKDGRGSVHVTPNLCVGCGACTTACPTGALTYAYPSAPYQGRKLKTLLSTHAAAGGRDAVVLLHNGGRGRALIEQLGRAARTGKAQGVPVNVLPVEVFHAASTGLDLWLSALAYGAARIAILLTEDDAPQYRAMLAEQAAVARAVLAGLGEPDDAAGVVLIDVPDAGALDARLNAAEVCGPVQGFRADMPPATFAVAAAKRETLAFALDHLARHAGAADAVIPLPAGAPFGAIEVDRARCTLCMACVSACPSQALRDQAERPVLSMIERNCVQCGLCDTTCPEDAIALVPRLNLSAEARQPVVLNETEPFHCIRCGKPFGTAQMVAAMMARLGAHPAFAGAAGERLKMCGDCRVIDMLERGEQPGATP
- a CDS encoding TorD/DmsD family molecular chaperone, whose amino-acid sequence is MTDAQPLQFQLAATPADSAEDLARADLYGLLATLLYRAPDAGLLQRIAAAPLDPADAAAADPADAEAAAGSALTQAWRRLVARAGQTTAAQADDEYTELFIGVGKPEVFLYGSYYQAGFLNEKPLVVLRADLRRYGLERAEGITETEDHLATLCEVMRYLIGGEDAAVAHVAEQRAFFERHLAPWAESACDAVLQHPRAAFYAGVAGLAKAFFEVERLALELA